One segment of Alnus glutinosa chromosome 2, dhAlnGlut1.1, whole genome shotgun sequence DNA contains the following:
- the LOC133859625 gene encoding UDP-glucose 6-dehydrogenase 1 — translation MVKICCIGAGYVGGPTMAIIALKCPSVEVAVVDISVSRITAWNSDQLPIYEPGLDGVVKQCRGKNLFFSTDVEKHVSEADIVFVSVNTPTKTRGLGAGKAADLTYWESAARMIADVSKSNKIVVEKSTVPVKTAEAIEKILTHNSKGIQFQILSNPEFLAEGTAIEDLLKPDRVLIGGRETPEGQKAIQALKDIYSQWVPEDRILTTNLWSAELSKLAANAFLAQRISSVNAMSALCEATGANVTQVSYAVGTDSRIGPKFLNSSVGFGGSCFQKDILNLIYICECNGLPEVAEYWKQVIKINDYQKNRFVNRVVSSMFNTVSNKKIAVLGFAFKKDTGDTRETPAIDVCKGLLGDKARLSIYDPQVTEDQIQRDLTMDKFTWDHPIHLQPMSPTTVKQVSVVWDAYDATKDAHGVCILTEWDEFKTLDYKRIYDNMQKPAFVFDGRNVADVEKLREIGFIVYSIGKPLDPWLKDLPSVA, via the coding sequence atggtgaAGATCTGCTGCATTGGTGCTGGATATGTTGGGGGCCCAACAATGGCCATAATTGCACTTAAGTGCCCATCTGTTGAAGTGGCTGTTGTGGACATCTCTGTTTCTCGGATCACAGCCTGGAACAGCGACCAGCTCCCCATCTATGAGCCAGGCCTTGATGGTGTTGTGAAGCAATGCCGAGGCAAGAACCTTTTCTTCAGCACCGATGTTGAGAAACATGTCTCAGAGGCTGATATAGTGTTTGTCTCTGTCAACACCCCAACTAAAACTCGGGGTCTTGGGGCAGGGAAGGCTGCAGATCTGACATATTGGGAGAGTGCAGCTCGCATGATTGCTGATGTTTCAAAGTCTAACAAAATTGTAGTTGAGAAATCAACAGTCCCAGTCAAAACCGCTGAGGCAATTGAAAAAATTCTGACCCACAACAGCAAGGGAATCCAATTCCAAATTCTTTCGAACCCAGAATTCCTTGCTGAGGGCACTGCAATTGAAGATCTTCTTAAGCCAGACAGAGTCCTCATTGGAGGCCGGGAGACCCCCGAAGGCCAGAAGGCCATCCAAGCATTGAAGGATATTTATTCTCAGTGGGTCCCTGAAGATCGTATACTAACCACCAATCTCTGGTCTGCAGAGCTCTCAAAGCTTGCTGCCAATGCCTTCTTGGCCCAGAGAATATCGTCTGTTAATGCCATGTCAGCTCTCTGTGAGGCTACTGGGGCAAATGTAACACAGGTATCTTATGCTGTTGGTACGGACTCGAGGATTGGTCCCAAGTTCCTCAATTCTAGTGTTGGTTTTGGTGGATCCTGCTTCCAGAAGGATATTTTGAATCTGATTTACATCTGCGAGTGCAATGGCCTTCCTGAGGTGGCAGAGTACTGGAAACAAGTCATCAAGATCAATGATTACCAGAAGAACCGCTTTGTGAACCGTGTTGTTTCCTCTATGTTCAACACGGTCTCAAATAAGAAGATTGCAGTCCTGGGGTTTGCTTTCAAGAAAGATACTGGTGACACAAGGGAGACCCCAGCCATTGATGTGTGCAAGGGGCTTTTGGGTGACAAGGCCCGGCTGAGCATATATGACCCGCAGGTCACTGAAGACCAGATCCAAAGGGACCTCACCATGGACAAGTTTACTTGGGACCATCCCATTCACCTGCAGCCAATGAGCCCCACCACTGTGAAGCAAGTGAGCGTGGTTTGGGATGCGTATGACGCAACAAAGGATGCCCATGGTGTTTGCATTTTGACTGAGTGGGATGAGTTTAAGACTCTTGATTACAAGAGGATTTATGATAACATGCAGAAACCAGCTTTTGTATTCGATGGCAGGAACGTTGCTGATGTAGAGAAGCTGCGTGAGATTGGTTTTATTGTGTACTCAATTGGTAAGCCCCTGGATCCATGGCTCAAGGACTTGCCCTCTGTGGCATAG
- the LOC133859626 gene encoding uncharacterized protein LOC133859626, whose amino-acid sequence MLHKRPFVDEDSYEVASKQPRQLEHARQLAHTTTMVPVSDPEKPRNSDGEGEDSFTKFQDEGRLVNDPVTEVSNETKLLEAGVNGSVSQFLWVNGSIIGADVRSEAAINFSFFPEFFHSGQQLKALYQSDENYSSPSDCPPQKLVSVGPEHQVFVPEWGLQDLKISSDHLDKSDSQLPHLHASDAAFLIDDVNELLMGTCVIPMPDVEASANSCNESGGTRSDCRCPDGGSIRCVRQHVMKAREKLRENLGQEIFGELGFCEMGEEVSERWTEEEEQAFHEVVLSNPASLGKIFWDHLLAVFPSRTKKDLVSYYFNVFMLRKRAEQNRFDPLNIDSDNDEWQTSELVLAEEDEDSVVESPFDQEATAYYQEDHAKDCLEDIEVEEETDTCEDDAEILIHRMGTDEEDGGDVDDISGTHVSNSLSDCHGDVDLELCGKIPNSNCEDYDIQDDSCTSYEFQQDRVDSCGRLDEETDRRESCEE is encoded by the exons ATGCTTCACAAGCGACCATTTGTTGATGAGGATTCTTATGAGGTTGCTTCTAAGCAACCAAGACAACTGGAACATGCTAGGCAGCTTGCTCATACTACTACCATGGTCCCTGTCAGTGATCCTGAGAAGCCTCGAAATTCAG ATGGTGAAGGTGAGGACAGTTTTACCAAATTTCAAGACGAAGGAAGGCTTGTAAATGACCCAGTCACTGAAGTCTCAAATGAGACCAAGTTATTAGAAGCTGGTGTTAATGGCAGCGTTTCCCAATTTTTGTGGGTTAATGGAAGTATTATTGGAGCTGATGTTAGGTCAGAGGCAGctattaatttttcattttttccagaATTTTTTCATTCTGGACAACAACTAAAAGCTTTATATCAGTCTGATGAGAACTATTCATCCCCTTCCGATTGTCCTCCTCAAAAGCTAGTTTCGGTTGGACCAGAGCATCAAgtttttgttccagaatgggGCCTCCAGGATCTGAAGATCTCTTCAGATCATCTGGATAAGTCGGATTCTCAGCTTCCCCACTTACACGCATCAGATGCAGCCTTCCTGATTGATGATGTTAATGAGCTGCTGATGGGTACATGTGTCATTCCAATGCCTGACGTTGAAGCATCTGCAAACTCTTGCAATGAGAGTGGGGGAACCAGAAGTGACTGTAGGTGCCCTGACGGGGGTTCTATCAGATGCGTGAGACAACATGTGATGAAAGCTAgagaaaaattaagggaaaatcTTGGGCAGGAGATATTTGGGGAGTTGGGGTTCTGTGAGATGGGAGAGGAGGTGTCTGAGAGATGGACTGAAGAGGAAGAACAAGCCTTCCATGAGGTTGTCCTTTCTAACCCTGCATCTTTGGGTAAGATTTTTTGGGACCATCTCTTAGCAGTTTTCCCTTCTCGAACGAAGAAGGACCTTGTGAGCTATTATTTCAATGTCTTTATGCTTCGAAAGCGTGCCGAGCAGAATAGATTCGATCCGCTAAACATTGATAGTGACAATGATGAATGGCAAACAAGTGAACTTGTACTGGCAGAGGAAGATGAAGACTCTGTGGTGGAGTCTCCTTTTGATCAAGAAGCCACTGCATATTATCAGGAAGATCATGCAAAGGATTGCCTTGAAGACATTGAGGTTGAGGAAGAGACTGATACTTGTGAAGATGACGCTGAAATCCTCATTCATAGAATGGGAACTGATGAAGAGGATGGGGGAGATGTAGATGATATTTCAGGTACACATGTTAGTAATTCCCTTAGTGACTGTCATGGTGATGTTGATTTAGAGCTTTGTGGTAAAATTCCAAACAGTAATTGTGAGGATTATGATATCCAAGATGACTCCTGCACATCATATGAGTTTCAGCAGGATAGGGTCGATAGCTGTGGTCGACTTGATGAGGAGACTGATAGAAGAGAGTCCTGTGAAGAATGA
- the LOC133861504 gene encoding uncharacterized protein LOC133861504, whose amino-acid sequence MGKDQEQRHVCKLCNETFSSGKVLGGHMRGHTSKNSGKGKKKVIKSDKGFEDGGHTGYGLRENPKKSFKFSRSEHGTSDQEIVCKVYGNWFESLRALFGHVRHPSGTKTSGIFCEECGKGFQSLRALTTHIRTHSVRFDLCNESWTHSSQKMEMDSQLNSETLGLVRRKRSNRRRYKILPNYSFSSLNGSVSFTETEQEEVEDGAICLMMLSRSGFSSVTESSDNDSTTFEVKSFGQKKRIANDNEDGIFACEVLESFKTKRTGVEDSDSHVLPSKIVLAEKRGSKFSENDSGSGSAEEMKIEMEASIDELYRDAECVMPKLDDVSGDEMEKDSHNGMKIKPTEVEVDEDFTEDNGLDLANSGSMKSGLNKKASFDASDAELIGKSCKKMCSTPDYGSLKKSEYKCKTCNKNFHSHQALGGHQTIHRTKNSSDLRIRKCNCKLINLECSKNSVEQEMSGVSLTSCQFKETKEYKCHICFKVFASGQALGGHKRAHVIKTSEIISEETLAVEHQISDICDLVDLNLPVILEKETDVDVGFKSWCVANDQKYELMVL is encoded by the coding sequence ATGGGAAAGGATCAAGAACAGAGGCACGTATGCAAGCTCTGCAACGAGACTTTTTCCAGTGGAAAAGTGTTGGGAGGTCACATGAGGGGTCATACGAGCAAGAATTCAggcaaaggaaagaaaaaggtgaTCAAAAGTGACAAGGGTTTTGAAGACGGCGGGCATACTGGTTATGGCCTAAGAGAAAACCCCAAGAAGTCTTTTAAGTTTTCACGCTCAGAACATGGTACTTCAGATCAAGAAATCGTCTGCAAGGTCTATGGCAATTGGTTTGAGTCACTGAGGGCTCTGTTTGGTCACGTGAGGCATCCCTCAGGAACAAAAACAAGCGGAATTTTCTGTGAAGAATGTGGCAAAGGGTTTCAGTCACTAAGGGCTCTCACTACCCACATCAGGACCCACTCTGTAAGATTTGATTTATGCAATGAATCTTGGACTCATTCTAGCCAGAAGATGGAGATGGACAGCCAATTGAACAGTGAAACCCTGGGGCTCGTTCGCAGAAAGCGATCAAACAGAAGGAGGTACAAGATTCTTccaaattattcattttctagTTTGAATGGATCTGTATCCTTTACTGAAACTGAGCAGGAAGAAGTAGAAGATGGGGCTATATGCTTGATGATGCTGTCTAGGAGTGGATTTAGCTCGGTTACAGAGTCTTCTGATAATGATTCTACGACTTTTGAGGTTAAATCATTCGGACAAAAGAAGAGAATTGCAAATGATAATGAAGATGGAATTTTTGCTTGTGAAGTCCTCGAGTCTTTCAAGACGAAGAGGACAGGGGTGGAGGATTCCGATTCTCATGTTTTGCCTTCTAAGATTGTCTTAGCTGAGaagagaggatccaaattcagTGAGAATGATTCTGGGTCTGGAAGTGCcgaggaaatgaagattgaaatgGAAGCTTCTATTGACGAATTATACAGGGATGCTGAATGCGTGATGCCAAAGCTGGATGATGTGTCAGGAGATGAAATGGAGAAGGATAGTCATAACGGAATGAAGATCAAGCCCACCGAAGTAGAAGTGGATGAAGATTTTACAGAAGATAATGGATTGGATCTTGCTAATTCCGGATCCATGAAGTCTGGTTTGAACAAGAAAGCAAGCTTTGACGCTAGTGATGCTGAGTTGATTGGAAAGTCTTGCAAGAAGATGTGTAGTACTCCTGATTATGGATCTCTAAAGAAAAGTGAATACAAGTGCAAGACCTGCAACAAGAATTTCCACTCGCATCAGGCACTTGGAGGCCACCAGACAATTCATAGAACTAAAAACAGCTCTGATTTGAGAATTCGGAAGTGTAATTGCAAGCTTATCAATCTTGAATGTAGCAAGAACTCGGTGGAGCAGGAGATGAGTGGAGTGTCTCTGACAAGTTGCCAGTTCAAGGAGACTAAGGAGTACAAGTGCCATATCTGCTTTAAGGTTTTTGCATCAGGCCAAGCTTTGGGTGGTCACAAGAGGGCTCATGTGATTAAAACCTCTGAGATCATATCTGAGGAGACCTTGGCAGTAGAGCACCAGATTTCTGATATCTGTGATCTAGTTGATCTTAATCTCCCTGTTATTCTCGAGAAAGAGACCGATGTTGATGTTGGATTCAAGTCATGGTGTGTTGCAAATGATCAGAAGTATGAACTGATGGTTCTCTGA